The sequence ACCCTCTTCCTCCTCGTTGGAacgtccttcttcttcttcttggctttCCACCTCTTCAGCGGacttttcttcttctacttcttcagAACTCGTTTCAGATTCCGACTCTTCTTCCGCTATCTGCCACTTCTTGATATCCTTCACCTTTTCCGGTTTGGGACCCCTGGATGTTCGAAAGGCATCGAATTTCCATCGTATCCGATCAGAAAAATTTCCAGCAGACTTGATGGACCTCCAACCGACTTTGGTTCCCAGCCTTGAAAAAtacaattcttaaaaatcaaagTGTGAACCGTGTTaagatcgattttagaaagctAAAGTGATTTTAAGCGAGGgcaaaaatttgggttgtagaggATAAAAGACCAGCAAAAAGTCTACCATAACCGAGCAGTGATTATATCGTGCACAGCATCGTAGATATCGTGCACAATTTTAGTGAGAGCAGTGTCGTGCTGTATCCTTTGCGGTATCCTGACTGTATGGGGTTGAAAAGTTTCGGGATTGGTGTTATAAATGCCTTCTTCCAGTTTGATGAGAAAACATTCGTTTCAAGGATCTagttgaaaaaataacaaattcaaGGAAAGGGATTGGTATTTCGTCTAGCTTTTTCATATTGTGACAAATTTCTTCAACATTAGTATGGCGCTTTCAACTTTCATcaactcagtgactgagtaaaattgtattgccgtctttTCTTGCCTTTCTcgaataggggaagaggcccctgagattctgactatcaaccTGTTCAGACAATTGACAAGCTTATCCGGGCTGGCATCCTTGACTCCTCTCAAGGTGGGATATGTTTGGTTCCCTTCGACCACTGAGCGGACCTAGTCGTCTCCTCCGCACCTTGACCTTCACTGCCTGTATTCCAGCGCCATTTAAGTATTCATTGGAGTGCTGCtaccacctttcgatcaccacacattTTTATCAGTCAAGATGATCCCattcttatccctgcacatctcgACTCGCGGTATGAAgcttttgcgggatgcgttgagcttccgATGCCGCCTCAAGATGCTGCGCGTTTGAGATTGTgcacaattattgttgtttttgactaCTTGGCGTAATAAACAAAAGTAACCAAGCCGTATGGTGGCATAATTTTAATAAGTGTTTCATCACGATGTATATCGAAAAAATCGATAGTTCAAGTTCAAATTATTGTAAaacagtttaaatgatctaaatgcattcaatcattATAGGCTCTCAAAAACAGCCCATTTTGCATCAACTGTTTACCGCACCATTTTgatcgcttgaaatttataaaaatagatttgacaTTTAGGAGTTATTTTCCACTTATCCCATTggaatggggtaagtggaaaacccaagtTATCTTGACCTTCAATTCTGATGAGTAgtgataaataattaaaatcaagacggtaattgctctgagtatcttttgttgaataatttcattggaTTAAAAGAGTAGaaccccaaggaattcttgtaatAGCTTGGGGAGGGCTGGttgtgccttctcgaacactaagtgtacgtaaaatctgtatgttcgccccaaagatgaacttttttgagaAAGAATGAGACTTACAGTGTTATAAACTTATCGACACAGTTTGAGGAATTGTtataatgtctgtatgtgcgtgttAGTAAGTATTTTCATGCACTTGTCCcaaaccgatttgttcgcaacaaactgcattcaacggcgaaacttgttatgaatataaataaatatgttttatggaatatatttatttaggggaaaagacggctttggcaggttttgttctattatcgtgaggggggtttttgtcgaccaaattttatgaaatttggccacaatattctttgatatgcaaagaatgtttaggtcagatttgagcataatcagtcataaaaaacccctctgacaataatagaactaaacctgccgaagccgtcattcccctatCAGTGTTATTATTATCTatctcaaacattttttttttaagataaaTATGCTCAACCACAGCATATTAGGCTAAGATTTGAGATAAATAACTTATTTTAGAGATTTCATTTACCTGTATTACTGTACTGTAAGTCAAATATTTATTTCCGAAACAAGTTTCTGTAAATTATTACAAAATGTGTTTAATTACTTGACTGATAACGATTTCCAAATCAACTGCTTCAATCAATATCTCGCgtttagtttcataggggcgtaactgtttgtgctagtttgtcgataatttaatggtttggtgtgataaagggaagagtaaactggggtaaaatgcacccccggggcaaaacgaccttttggctttTTTGGTGGTGGTTCAGACATACTTTCAAGAATGTTTATCACTAGATTCGTAGTTCGAGATTCGAACTACATGAGCTGTTGTAAACACTCCTGAAAATCTGCCGAAAATGTCCTTAAAACCGCCAAAGGGTTGTTTTGCCTCGGGGGTGCATATTATCCCAGTTTCCCCTAATTGTaacttgcaccagaatcaataatcacagctttcgaaacaattgagttattaacaaaatataaaatcgatcaatacagttacgcccctatgaaactaagcgcgagatatgtATAAATAATTTCTAAAAGTTTTGTACAAACAGCAAAGCCTACTTATAAAACATGACTCTAATCGAAATTATCACAGGAGTATCAACCCCATACAATTCCTTCAATCCAATCGATATAGCTTGATACTTTGGTGTATAACGCCGGCATATTTCCTAGTCCGCAAGCCAACCCTGCCGAGGTAATACCAACCACGTGATAAATGCACCCTCGAGGATTCAACAGCACCTGAATCGGACCTCCGGAGTCACCTTGACACGTATCTCGTCCACCCACTTTACTTCCAATGCATAGCAACTGGTCAGTCATTCCTCGATTGAAGTTACGAGTACCCGAAAAATGCTCACTGCAAACATTCGGTTTCAGGATATCCAGTTGTACTTTACGGAGCGTATCGGAGTTCCGGGATTCTTGAATTAGAAGAAAAGTTCGAGTTTTTAGTGTTTCCTTATTACCGCTTCACTCACCATCAAAGTCAACTCTTCCAAATCCCGTTGCAATCACGGAGGTAAAATTCATTTCTTCACCATCCCACAAGCAAGCAGGTCGAACAACTGATGAGAAATGCACACGCTCCGCAAGCCGAATCAGCGCAATATCATTATAAACTCTTCCGAATCTGTACTGCGGATGCCTAGTAATGGAATCGATGTCGATGTCAATCTCACCAGCATCAGCACTCAAATCCAACTCAGCGAGTCGTACAAATTTAGGACTCACACGGTGGCCCGTTCCCAACGATGTACAGTGAGCTGCCGTCAGGACGTAAAGATCGCTGATAAGCGTTCCGCCGCAGTGGAACGAGTACACGTCCGGCTGGTCGGTTTCCCATACGAGCAGGGTGTGATGTCGGAATTCACCCTTCTTGGCTTCCACACCGCCAACAATTAGATCCACCGACTTCGAGCAGTTGAACGCATGGATCTCCTTTGGAGTTGGATTTGGAAGAAGAGGGATCACTCGGACGGTTGTTATTGTTCCGTTGATGTATTCTTCGCATTCTGTTGAAACATTTGAGTATAATATTAGTACGATctatgaaagaaaatttcacgatACTCACTGATTTGTGAAATTCTTTTCGCTGAAACGAATTATAGAATTTAATCAATAAAAGCCTAGTAGGATGTTGAAATTCGTACCGTCTACAACCGAGTATAGCATCGTCCAACTGGCTAGGAAAAATAATTGTCGAAACATTATGTTGTATACACAATTGACATGGAATTGATCAAACTGAATGAGAGTCTGAATAATGAACAAACTGCTTCGACACGTTCAGGAATCTATTATCAATGTTACAACCACTACGTCAAAGAAAATAGGGTATGATAATGTAGTATATGGAGATTATTCTATACTTCGATCGTTCATCAAAGAGTGTAGATTTACTGAGCTTTCAATAACAACTGGTTCTGTATCCCGTCATTATTGATAAAGGTTTCTAAACTTCCTCTATTTTGCTGCAGATAGTGCATCGTATGTTTATATCAAGCATAAGTGATAGGTCGTATACATTGTTATAAAAGGGTATCCACAGTTTGATTGCATCACTTGAAACTACTCGCTTGCAAGGGATAACATCAGCATGAGCATTATTCAATTGTCTTGCCAAATATTGGACATGTTtaactttatttttattcaagtgAATTGCCGAAGATGTTTAGACGTTCAATTCgagcgacttgttcaattcacttgccctgtctaAACGTAGAATTATGAACGTACAATTCGTATTACTACATATTCCGTGgttgactagaacttgcaaaattttatttaaaaaaaatctcatttgacGAGTAGAAAGACAAAACTAATTAATATTTCATTGAGCAAACATAGTCAAAACTACTTTCTTTCATCCGTATTTAACACATTACATCTCCACCCGAAATTGTTATCTTCGTGGCTTGAGTTTTCCAAGCTCAAGAATATCAACCAAGCAtcaaaatcaagaaaaaaaatgttaaaattgtTCTCTATCATTCGTATTTTGCACATTCTATCTCTGCACGCCTTTTTgacattcctttggaaaatcctctggAAAGGCCTTCttaaattcatccagaaattccttcggaacttccttttAGCAAAACCATATGAAATTCATTCTGGAATTATTCCGGATATATAGttgcatgatgatacttttatgcccagggacgtcgagacaatttccaatccgaaaattgcctgaaccggcaccggtaatcgaacccagccactctcagcatggtcttgctttatagccgcgcgacttaccgcacggctaaggagggccccacaatgcaattctttaaaaataatgagAGCTGCCAATTcaatttctacaagaaatcctaagggaattttcaaagaaattcattaaaagaattctctttgaagaatttcggaaagtttttctgaaataatttttgaaaggttttccgtaggaactcaaaaaaatctaatggGTATCATAAAAGAATTTCTAATTGATTTTCCGAAGtaaattctaaatgaatttccgaataaattctaGTAGAATTCCGATTaaattctagtagaatttgTAATAGACTTCTTGAAGGAATCCCTATAAGAAATTCCggtggattttctgaaggaattttcgaggaaatttagaaatatatttccaaaaataaattgaaaaaataaattgtatttccgaaaataaataggaagattcctttggaaattcctcgaaaattcaaagaaggattTATAAGAAATATCAAAAATCCTTAGCATATAAATCTAGAAAcaccttcggaacttccttcaggaacACACCTCTATAAAcgtcatgatttcacaaaacaatgatggAAATAATATTCTAAGGGTTCCTGGGCTAATCGGGTTCACATTGGCCACAATCCAGGTCTTTGAATTCAGACAGCAGTTCCGGTCACATCGGTTTCAACCTAAAGGACCTACGGGATGGTCGCTTTCAGCCGAATAACTTTCAACCAAACTATCCTTCTCCGTTTCTGCTGAATTACATTTGCTCCATACTACCATTGCCGAATTATGACTGAACAGAAAAGGCTGTTTTTATACAACCAACAACCATACAAACATACTCTCTAAAAACACAAGTGTACCTGGACCCGATgatagtagtagtaaaattcttctttatttatttattatttcattttttgatctacaattattttttacatgtacagtgatcggtcggcttggccctccaacttcgattggaactagcgccctaattggagcctgatccgaatgcaagcaacggaccctaaacttttctttacactcatctaagcgttcatgtaaggtttttatcccggccagacggtggaccgcggatgttcttgtcctgagaggggtgttgaggatcatcctcaggaatttgttttggacccgttgaagtttgcgGTGGTGGgctttagcgcagctctcccagaccagcATGCCGTaatcgatcacagggaggatgatttgcttgtagtcagcaagcttatttttcagggacaatgacgaccaacggttgatcaaagggtacagtagtttcaacaaaacgttacacttcgtcaccgtcttgtcaacctgttgcctgaaaataagcttgctgtcgaggattAAAcaaaggtagtcggcctcattggcaaacttgttccgtctgaggacgttggtaactcatgtcagttggtgtacagttgaccgaccgcgtcggaaaccaaactgttcctcgagcaagatgttgagattttcggcagactcaagtaaccggtgatgaatagctttttcagATAGcctggataaccctgagagaaggctgatgggatgataacttttggggcaggaaggatccttcccaggcttccggatggggatgactttcgatgacttccaggacgatgggaagtagctgagtcgGAGACACTGAGCACTCATATgcttgagctcgagattcaggatgctgtcgaagcctggggcctttatgttcttcgatgatttgatataggccgtcaattcgctagcgctgagatctccaactcctccgagaagacGTTGGAAATCAAATgaatgttgttagcatgctcgttgacggttgcttcgtgtggactgacgatgttctgcccaagattgtgtgagctgacgaagtgacgacctatttcagctaCCTTCTAtgtaggagttatcaagcgatccttagagccattattatctagtgggatcaaaggtggaatgggctgaggcttggattttagtatgtattttggtaattttccagaacggcttagcataatctggaagagtgcggatcttattcgagaaatccttatttttgaggtccaccattctggtctggat comes from Armigeres subalbatus isolate Guangzhou_Male chromosome 2, GZ_Asu_2, whole genome shotgun sequence and encodes:
- the LOC134217778 gene encoding serine protease snake-like, which produces MFRQLFFLASWTMLYSVVDAKRISQIKCEEYINGTITTVRVIPLLPNPTPKEIHAFNCSKSVDLIVGGVEAKKGEFRHHTLLVWETDQPDVYSFHCGGTLISDLYVLTAAHCTSLGTGHRVSPKFVRLAELDLSADAGEIDIDIDSITRHPQYRFGRVYNDIALIRLAERVHFSSVVRPACLWDGEEMNFTSVIATGFGRVDFDESRNSDTLRKVQLDILKPNVCSEHFSGTRNFNRGMTDQLLCIGSKVGGRDTCQGDSGGPIQVLLNPRGCIYHVVGITSAGLACGLGNMPALYTKVSSYIDWIEGIVWG